The proteins below are encoded in one region of Syntrophotalea carbinolica DSM 2380:
- a CDS encoding Mur ligase family protein: MRKLKSYSPDRLWKECRARWHRFRYLRKTKILAVTGSCGKTTATYFLGRILGECGPCYAGVHRNTSRAIYKNMRKMRTSYRYLVQEMGVGFPGDMAKNIRALPPYIGIVTTIGLDHYTSFRNREGTAAEKGTLIAALPPSGTAVLNADDPHVMAMASQTQASILTYGCSEHVDVRGSAICSDWPQRLSLNVTYGDRSVRVETGLFGDLLVTSLLAAIAGALAAGVSLAQCAASLHGVESFPARLSIHRSPQGSWMINDTFKAPFWSVERTVGLMKNAVAPRKTVVLGVFSDTGGSGSRKYRAMAKLALEVADRVVFVGPNAAHVRKIQTAELADRLFTFDGFETAYRFLADTTIQNELVLLKSGSIYHLERMLRGHEEGFNCWRETCSEKIDCADCPNRFGTQSADRFDC, translated from the coding sequence ATGCGAAAACTGAAAAGTTATTCACCCGATCGTTTGTGGAAGGAATGCCGCGCACGATGGCACCGTTTCAGATATCTGCGTAAAACAAAAATCCTGGCCGTTACCGGCAGCTGCGGTAAAACCACCGCCACCTATTTTTTGGGCAGGATTCTCGGCGAATGCGGCCCCTGTTATGCCGGCGTGCATCGCAATACCAGCAGGGCCATTTACAAAAATATGCGCAAAATGCGCACCTCCTACCGTTACCTGGTGCAGGAGATGGGCGTGGGCTTTCCCGGCGACATGGCCAAAAATATCCGTGCGCTGCCTCCGTATATCGGAATCGTGACCACCATCGGCCTGGATCATTACACCAGCTTCCGCAATCGGGAGGGCACTGCCGCAGAAAAGGGCACCCTGATTGCGGCTCTGCCGCCATCCGGTACCGCCGTGCTCAATGCCGATGATCCCCACGTGATGGCGATGGCATCGCAAACCCAAGCCAGCATTCTGACCTATGGGTGCAGTGAGCACGTGGATGTCCGTGGCAGCGCTATTTGCTCTGACTGGCCGCAACGCCTGTCGCTGAACGTGACCTATGGTGACCGAAGCGTTCGCGTCGAAACCGGTCTGTTCGGCGACCTGCTGGTTACTTCTCTGCTTGCCGCCATTGCGGGCGCCCTTGCCGCCGGCGTTTCGCTAGCGCAGTGTGCGGCCTCGCTGCACGGCGTCGAATCGTTCCCCGCCCGGCTTTCCATACACCGAAGCCCGCAGGGATCCTGGATGATCAACGATACATTCAAGGCACCGTTCTGGAGTGTTGAAAGAACCGTTGGCCTGATGAAAAACGCCGTCGCGCCGCGCAAAACCGTAGTGTTGGGTGTTTTCAGCGATACCGGCGGCTCCGGTTCACGGAAATACCGGGCCATGGCGAAGCTGGCGCTCGAAGTTGCGGACCGTGTCGTTTTTGTCGGCCCCAATGCTGCTCACGTTAGAAAAATCCAGACTGCAGAACTGGCGGATCGTCTTTTCACCTTCGACGGTTTTGAGACGGCCTATCGCTTTCTGGCCGATACCACCATTCAAAACGAACTGGTGTTACTTAAATCCGGAAGCATATATCACCTGGAACGCATGCTTCGCGGGCATGAAGAGGGGTTTAACTGTTGGCGGGAAACCTGTTCCGAAAAAATCGATTGTGCCGATTGCCCGAACAGATTCGGAACGCAGTCCGCAGATCGCTTTGATTGCTGA